A stretch of DNA from Odocoileus virginianus isolate 20LAN1187 ecotype Illinois chromosome 7, Ovbor_1.2, whole genome shotgun sequence:
ATGAAAATGCCTTAAAGGCTCCCCTGTTCGCTAAGGAAAGATTAAGAGTACTCGTTCACAATCCTAACAAGAAGAATCATCCTTTCTTCTACATTGATCTGATATCTGGAAAAGCCCTCACACAGAGGTACCGTGCACACAAGACCAACTGAAGGCACACCGAAAATAATTCCAATTAACTTGAGCTAAATTAACAGCAGACAAAAACCCTATTTGCCCTCCTTTACAAAGTCAGTGAGAGTACAGAATAGCAAAGAAACAGCTCTCACTACACGCAAAACTTTTCCTGGAGAGGAGGAACTGGGGCGGGTCAGATGATCCACATTTACTGGGCCCTGCCCAAACCTCTACTTCTCCACGTCGAGAGGCAGCACTCCTCAGCCTCCCATAGTTCTCCTTCCCCAGGGAACCAgcttttatttcctgtttcttaCCTACACCTTACTGGGAACAGGTTCGTTTCCCCCGTTCACACCTAATTAGCGAGAGAAAACATGGTAGCTTTGTGTGAAGGGTGGGCTGAAGCTCGACGGCGGAGACTGTAAAGGAGGACAGGATGGAGCCCTTCCGGGACACCTGAACACTCCAGCACACAGGGCTTCCTCTAGCCCTTCTCCGGGGTCTTACTCCGCGCCCTCACCTCAGGGCCAGGATGGGGTGAACGACACTCGGATGGGGTGAACGCCACTCGGTTGGGGTGAACACAACTCTGGTGGGAACAACCTGGGAGAAAAGCTCTCAAGGTAGCCTGAGGAATCCGGGTCAGACTCGTGCCGGGGTCAAAGGTCAGCGCCTCGGCTGCCAGGAGAGCCCCCCAGGGACCCGAAGCGGCACTGGAGAGTTAGAGGGACCGGCTGCCGGAGGAGCGCTCGGCTTCTCGCTCCGCTCCGCCGTTCGGGGCCCACCCTCCCCGCCTCACGCAGCCTCCGCCCGCCTCAGCAgctgccctgcctccctccctctcccagcgCAGTCCCCCCGGCGagcgcaggccccgcccccagggcgGCTTCAGGGCCAAGGCCTAGTATGGCAGGACCCGCAGAGGTTGGCCAGGTTCGGAAACCTGCCCGGGCCGGCAACGCTTACCAAGCCCCTGGCTCCTCCTCCACCACCCGCGCCGCTCCCGGGTCCACTCGCCCCCGACGCCACCGATACCGCCGCTGCTCCGGACTCAGGGACGCGCTCCCGACCTCCCCCGACCCTTCCTCCGAGCCCGTCGTGTCCCGCTGGGTCCTAAAGCCTGCCGCTGATAGGTTCGCCGGCGCCCGCTGCCTGAGGCTGGCTCGGACCACGATTCCCAGCAAGCATCACAAAGACTACGATTCCCGAAATGCACCGCGAGAAAGAAATTAGCAAAAGGAACCTGTATCAGGAGTCTACTGGATACAAGTTGAATTAGCAGTTTCTTTAAATATGGCAAATTCTGAAATCGGCAAATTTTGGGAGGAAGATGATGTTTAGGAAATGTCTATTAAATATTCAGGCAAAAGTATTTAGTAGACGTTTGGATATCTTCTGTTGGAATTCTGCAGAGATATCTTGGCTGTAGATAAATATTTTGGAGCCATTGTCCTAGTGGTAATGGTTCAAGCCACAAGAAGGAAAGAAGTGGTCTAGGAAGagggttaaaaaataataataataatgcggGGTGGGGGCATAGAGAAAAGGGCCCCAAACGGAACTTTAAACCAGCATTTAAAGgatggtggagaaaaaggaaccaatAACAAAGTTCTGGATATAGCACTAtctaaaaaggaggaaaattagaGGGGAAGAAAATGCTGTGGAAACTACAGGAGAGACTTTCAGTAAGGAAGTTGTCATATGtctcaaagagaaaaggaaattaaaatacctTGGAGACCTCAGGAAAATCTGCTTCTGATAAGTAGTGGTTtgagaaatgaatggaaagagagaaagtagAGACAACAAATGCTAAATCTGCAAGAAACTTGACTGTGAAGGGAGAGAAATAGGGGTGACAGTTGGGGGAAATAAGAATGAAAGAGTGGCTTCCAAAACAGGACAAACTGGCGAGTGTTTCTATGTTGagagctgctactgctgctaagtcgcttcagtcgtttccgactctctgccaccccatagatggcagcccaccaggctcctctgtccacaggattctctaggcaagaatactggagtgggttgccatttccttctccatactgaGAGCAAGAGGACAAAATGAGGCTGATGAAACAGATATGGATGCAATTCTCAGGAAAGTTGtgcagaaagggagggaggggaaaggctcATGAAAGGCTCATGGACTGGACTTGGAGGACAGAAGAATACTACAGCATCTGAGAAGGCAATCTGGGGTGGAGAGAACTCTTGCATGTCAATTTGTAGGTGCTGAAGAGATTACACACAGACTCAGTACCATTAAAGTacgttttaattttgttttctagcaCAATGTTAGTTTGGATGGGTTGTTGATAAAATGGTTTGGTGCAATGACCCTAGACCCAGATTGCATGTGGTTGAAATCCTACCTCTATCTCTACTGCTTAATAGGTGTGTGATCTTGGTCAATGTACCTTATCTCTCTGTGCTTaatttccctcatttttttccccccatttcccTCATCTTTAAAAGGGGGTGGGAGTCACAGTACGTGCTAAGAAAGTACTAGCTATTGTTTTTTCCACTAGATTGTCATTCCGTGAAGCTGAGGTTTTCTTTTGTTCAGATTTGTCTCCCCAAAGCCAGGCActtagtaggtgcttaataaaaaaTTTCATGACTAAATTGGAATGAGAGAGCGTGGCTTGGAGGGAAGGGAAGCGTTAGGAGTTGGATACTGAAAGGGCTGGAATCTGGATTCTTTAGTCAGACTCTGGGCACTTCCTGGTGCCTGAAGCAGCCAGCCTCTGAAAGCGTCCCCAGGGTTGGCGAGGTCGGAGGCTCTGAGACCATTGGGTGCTCTCGCGGCTCCTCCCACAGCCATGCCCCTGTagccgcccccacccccttgATGGGCGGTGTTATGCCGGCAGGGCGTAAAACAGGCGCTGGTCTAGAGCTAGCCgtgaggggcggggcggggcggggctgagTCTTAACCCGGCCCTGGCTCGCCCAGTCGACCCGGGACGGAAGTCTCAACCCCATCCTCGACTTCCCGCGGGAACCCGGGACTGAGAGACGGGCCTTGCACTACGGTGCGGCGGGCATAGGCGTGCTCCGGCGCGGGTGGCACCATGAAGCGTGCAGGGACTCTGCGCTTGCTCTCAGATCTGAGCAACTTCAGCGGCGCGGCCCGGCTCCGGGAGTTGCTAGCCGGGGACCCAGCCGTCCGAGTTCGCTGCAGCCCAGACGGCCGCCACCTACTATTGCTGCGACCTCCGGGATCACCAGCCCCGCAACTGCTGGTCGCGGTGCGTGGGCCTGGCGCGGAGCTGGAAAGTGCCTGGCCGCCTGGCCAGCCCTCACCTCTAGACGCCTTCCTTCTGCCGTGGCCGGCGCGATCGGCTCTAGTCCTAGTGTGGGAGAGTGGCCTAGTAGAGGTGTGGGGCTCGGGGGTGGGGCCCGGCTGGCGGCTGCTGCAGAGCACCGAGCTGTGTCCTGGAGGTGGAGCCCGTGTTGTGGCCGTGGCGGCGCCCCGAGGCCGCCTGGTGTGGTGCGAGGAGCGGCTGGCCGGCGCTGAGAGCCAGTTAGGGCCTCCCGCAGTGGCTTTCAGCCACCGTGTGTGCGTCAGGACCCTCGAGCCCAGTGGGGAGGCCGGCACCAACCTGGGCAGCACACACATACTGCTGCACCACTGCCCCGCTTTCGGGCTGCTGACCTCCCGCAAGGACCTCTTCCTGGTGCCCACTGCCACCACCTGGCCTGGCTTGGGTCATATTCTGCTCATCTGGAGCCCAAGCAAGGGCAAGGTAGTGGTGGCCGGCCCATGTCTTGGCCTCTCTCACGGTAAAAGCCTGAATCCTGGAAGAGGGGACACATGGGACTTCAGGACACTGCTCCGAGGCCTTCCTGGACTGCTGTCCCCCAGGGAGCCATTGACTGTGCATACCTGGGCCCCAACTCCCCAGGGCCTGATGTGGCTTGACTTCAGGGGCACCGTAAGCCTGGTACAGCCCCACGGTGGCTCCCGGACTGTTGGCACCCTGCAGGAGGCACCTGCCAGCCTGGCAGGGTCTGCAGCACTGGGCACATTTCATGGCACTCTGGCCTGTGTTCTGGGCTCCACATTGGAACTGCTGGACATGAGCAGTGGGCAGCTGCTGGAGAGGAAGATCCTGAGTACAGACCGAGTACATCTGCTGGAACCCCCCGCCCCTGGTATGGAAGATCAGGAAGAGCTGGAGACTCGAGGGGGTCTTCGTTTGCTTTCAGCTGTGGGTCTGTTTCAAGTAGGCTGGAAAACCCCACAAAGCCTTGAGCTGCCTTCAGCTGAAGATATGGTGTTTGAGGAGGCCAGCAAGTACTACCAGCGACGGAGCCTGCGGGGTGCCCAGCTCACCCCAGAGGAACTGCGACAAAACAGCACATTCCGGGCACCTCAGGCCCTGGCATCCATCCTCCAGGGCCATGTGTCCCCATCAGCACTGTTGGCCACACTGAGGGCCGAGCTTCGGGATTACCGGGGCTTAGAACAGCTCAAAGCCCAGCTAGTGGCTGGGGATGAGGAGGAGGCCGGCTGGACTGAGCTGGCAGAGCACGAAGTGGCACGGCTGCTGAGGACTGAGTTGATGGGAGACCAGCTGGCCCAGCTCAACACCATTTTCCAAGCCCTCCCTACAGCAGCCTGGGGTGCCATCCTCAGGGT
This window harbors:
- the HPS6 gene encoding BLOC-2 complex member HPS6, with translation MKRAGTLRLLSDLSNFSGAARLRELLAGDPAVRVRCSPDGRHLLLLRPPGSPAPQLLVAVRGPGAELESAWPPGQPSPLDAFLLPWPARSALVLVWESGLVEVWGSGVGPGWRLLQSTELCPGGGARVVAVAAPRGRLVWCEERLAGAESQLGPPAVAFSHRVCVRTLEPSGEAGTNLGSTHILLHHCPAFGLLTSRKDLFLVPTATTWPGLGHILLIWSPSKGKVVVAGPCLGLSHGKSLNPGRGDTWDFRTLLRGLPGLLSPREPLTVHTWAPTPQGLMWLDFRGTVSLVQPHGGSRTVGTLQEAPASLAGSAALGTFHGTLACVLGSTLELLDMSSGQLLERKILSTDRVHLLEPPAPGMEDQEELETRGGLRLLSAVGLFQVGWKTPQSLELPSAEDMVFEEASKYYQRRSLRGAQLTPEELRQNSTFRAPQALASILQGHVSPSALLATLRAELRDYRGLEQLKAQLVAGDEEEAGWTELAEHEVARLLRTELMGDQLAQLNTIFQALPTAAWGAILRVLQLQPDGNGHLRSQAPPDVWKKVLGVTAAGKEPPNGILPPFELLCQCLCRLEPQWLPPFVELAQQQGGPGWGAGGPGLPLYRRALAVLGEEGTRPEALELDLLLGSGRPKAVLQAVGQLVQKEQWERALEAGLALSPSSPLLRSEIFKLLLAEFARHRRLDAHLPLLCRLCPPDLAPAELLLLLRTHLPDELEPPAPFPEPGAEPPLTVGLLRALLKQTGTQGRASGPVLSLYEDILWDPGTPPPTPPRVSALQASDHPGLEAWAPSGQGLYVTDTG